A portion of the Paenibacillus marchantiae genome contains these proteins:
- a CDS encoding ABC transporter ATP-binding protein — protein sequence MNAIELRNLSKTYPLFKLDQITLDVKQGYITGLIGPNGAGKSTLINLITGLIHPDSGSIKTLGKEMPAQEVNVKERIGIVSDECFYYEHLTIREMKSMIAPFYKKWDEKQFNNYLEQFELSPKKKIEELSKGMKIKFSLAIALSHDAELLIMDEPTSGLDPVFRRELLDLLADMIQDETRSIIFSTHITTDLERIADYITFINKGKIVFNEAKDDVLERYTIVKGDMKLLDADTRGQFVGIRETAVGFEGLADNKAEAERLFGNYALLHRPSLEDLIYFTAKGEKHHA from the coding sequence ATGAACGCAATTGAGTTGCGCAACCTATCCAAAACGTACCCCTTATTCAAGCTGGATCAGATCACTTTGGATGTAAAACAAGGTTATATTACCGGACTTATCGGCCCGAATGGAGCGGGGAAAAGCACACTGATCAACCTGATCACCGGCTTGATTCATCCGGACTCTGGGAGCATCAAAACATTGGGAAAAGAGATGCCTGCTCAGGAAGTTAACGTTAAAGAACGCATTGGTATTGTTTCAGATGAATGTTTCTATTATGAGCATCTTACGATCCGTGAAATGAAAAGCATGATTGCTCCTTTTTATAAGAAATGGGATGAAAAGCAATTTAACAACTACCTGGAGCAATTCGAATTGTCTCCCAAAAAGAAGATTGAAGAACTGTCCAAAGGCATGAAAATAAAATTTTCACTGGCTATCGCTTTATCTCACGATGCTGAGCTACTCATCATGGATGAGCCTACATCCGGGCTTGATCCTGTGTTTCGGAGAGAACTGCTTGACCTGCTTGCAGATATGATACAGGACGAAACTCGATCCATTATTTTCTCGACTCATATCACGACGGATTTGGAGCGTATAGCAGATTATATTACATTCATTAATAAAGGAAAGATTGTGTTTAATGAAGCAAAGGATGATGTGCTTGAAAGGTACACGATAGTAAAGGGGGACATGAAGCTGCTTGATGCGGACACGCGAGGACAATTCGTCGGAATCCGTGAGACAGCGGTTGGTTTTGAAGGCTTGGCAGATAACAAGGCGGAGGCAGAACGATTATTTGGCAATTATGCTCTTTTACATAGACCCTCCCTCGAAGACCTTATCTATTTTACGGCCAAGGGGGAAAAGCATCATGCTTAA
- the cobD gene encoding threonine-phosphate decarboxylase CobD, whose protein sequence is MTGLIEVFGHGGDVETAAARFGGNPADFLDFSANINPLGPPREVLEALEQGLHMVLRYPDPGHRAFKMLLSDRLGLTPDHISVGNGAAESMALILLGLAPRRVGTVEPGFSEYSALSRQFGAEVHHVQGREELDWRAEPEDIEKLMERVDLLFLGQPNNPNGVQYPVDDLQRLARKAETTGTILVVDEAFIDFIAESQRQSLAPSLKEYPQVIIIRSMTKFYAIPGLRLGYAMGRPELIRAMTEKQVTWSVNGLALIAGEACLRSGDNFEQETLALVSHERERLTEGLEALGCKVTRGEANFILAALPEPWTATSIQAALGERGILIRSCAMYPGLGERHVRFAVKDAEANGRLLETIGNVITSNPTTGLEAGGQSDGTAIL, encoded by the coding sequence ATGACCGGTTTAATTGAAGTTTTCGGACATGGCGGTGATGTGGAGACGGCCGCGGCACGTTTTGGAGGGAATCCTGCGGATTTCCTCGATTTTAGCGCAAACATAAATCCTTTGGGTCCACCTCGGGAAGTACTGGAGGCTCTGGAGCAAGGATTACATATGGTACTTCGTTACCCCGATCCGGGCCATCGGGCGTTCAAAATGTTGCTTAGTGACCGACTGGGTTTAACCCCGGATCACATATCTGTGGGCAATGGGGCGGCGGAAAGTATGGCTCTAATCTTACTTGGACTCGCGCCTCGTAGAGTAGGTACGGTAGAGCCCGGCTTTTCAGAGTACAGTGCATTATCCAGACAATTTGGAGCAGAAGTCCACCATGTTCAAGGACGGGAAGAGCTGGACTGGCGAGCAGAACCGGAAGATATTGAGAAGCTGATGGAGCGGGTGGACCTGCTTTTCCTTGGACAGCCCAACAACCCCAATGGGGTACAGTATCCGGTGGACGATCTGCAACGGCTTGCTCGTAAAGCAGAGACAACAGGCACAATATTGGTTGTCGATGAGGCATTTATCGATTTTATTGCTGAATCACAGCGGCAATCGCTTGCACCCAGCTTGAAAGAGTATCCGCAAGTGATCATCATTCGTTCGATGACCAAGTTTTATGCGATTCCAGGCCTGCGTCTGGGTTATGCAATGGGGCGTCCCGAACTGATTCGTGCCATGACAGAGAAACAGGTCACCTGGAGTGTGAACGGGCTGGCACTGATCGCAGGTGAAGCCTGTTTACGCAGCGGGGATAATTTTGAACAGGAGACATTAGCACTGGTGTCACACGAGCGGGAGAGATTAACGGAGGGTCTGGAGGCTTTGGGATGTAAGGTGACGCGAGGGGAAGCGAACTTTATATTGGCAGCCCTGCCAGAGCCGTGGACAGCGACGTCCATCCAGGCTGCCCTCGGTGAACGCGGTATACTGATCCGAAGCTGCGCAATGTATCCCGGACTTGGGGAACGACATGTACGTTTTGCGGTCAAGGACGCGGAGGCTAACGGACGTTTGCTGGAAACGATAGGAAATGTAATTACGTCTAATCCGACAACCGGATTAGAGGCAGGGGGACAAAGCGATGGCACTGCCATTCTATAA
- a CDS encoding RNA polymerase sigma factor, which translates to MAFVKSVDCRINRPHNDKPVEPYSHSGVQTGYSLEQTIEAALPNLLGSLYAYCMSITGSVWETEDLVQDTCVKALSSSATRRTGMTEDMNWEAYLIRVARNTWIDAIRKRENLASKLESMKPFMQEFEEEERFEEVESAVQILVDELPPWQRAIYMLRDLMGYTTVETAELLDTTEGAVKAALSRARSALAKVRHSLNETDADQTNQLEEYQQNREELRSYLLAFRSGDTARLIDLCLNQTDDPMAVAGTILQQTLPSQSMQPVMYSYSSSGMSSMSYGGGYTVTMVA; encoded by the coding sequence ATGGCCTTTGTGAAGTCCGTGGATTGCAGAATCAACAGACCACATAATGATAAACCAGTTGAACCATATAGCCATTCCGGTGTTCAAACCGGATATTCGTTAGAGCAAACGATTGAAGCTGCGCTTCCGAACCTGCTGGGCTCTTTATACGCCTACTGCATGTCAATAACTGGTTCAGTCTGGGAGACGGAGGATCTGGTTCAGGATACATGTGTTAAAGCATTATCCTCTTCAGCTACCCGAAGAACGGGAATGACAGAGGACATGAACTGGGAAGCCTATCTCATCCGCGTTGCACGCAACACCTGGATTGACGCCATACGGAAGCGTGAGAACTTGGCAAGCAAATTGGAAAGCATGAAGCCATTTATGCAAGAATTTGAGGAAGAAGAGCGATTCGAGGAAGTCGAGTCCGCTGTTCAAATCCTTGTGGATGAACTGCCACCGTGGCAGCGAGCGATATATATGTTACGTGATCTGATGGGATACACGACGGTAGAGACTGCTGAACTGTTGGACACGACGGAAGGGGCGGTCAAAGCTGCCCTGAGTCGTGCCCGCTCTGCTCTGGCGAAAGTGAGGCACAGCCTGAACGAAACGGATGCTGATCAGACCAATCAATTGGAAGAGTATCAGCAAAATCGGGAGGAACTGCGCAGCTATTTACTGGCGTTCCGCAGCGGTGATACAGCCCGTTTAATTGATTTATGCCTGAATCAGACCGATGATCCGATGGCTGTGGCGGGAACGATTTTGCAGCAGACTCTGCCGTCTCAATCGATGCAGCCAGTGATGTACAGTTATTCAAGCTCCGGTATGAGTTCAATGTCGTATGGGGGAGGATATACGGTCACCATGGTTGCGTAA
- a CDS encoding ABC transporter ATP-binding protein: protein MSTGIDQREVLLDVRGLKKHFPVRGAGKGKDVVKAVDNVSFHIHKGETFGLVGESGCGKSTTGRSIVRLYDVTDGSIMFGGQDVAKMNERQLKPFRKRMQTIFQDPYSSLNPGMNVLQIISEPMEIHNYASKAEMKGRALDLMNRVGLKPEHAERYPHEFSGGQRQRISIARALSVNPEFILCDEPLSALDVSVQAQVVNMLEDLQAELGLTYLFIAHDLSMVRHISNRIGVMYRGKLVEVAPTEELYRNPVHPYTQALLAAIPVPDPTVRNVMPPIYSGDTDPSARGRDEEPEWMEVSPGHFVSGYRDRI, encoded by the coding sequence ATGAGTACAGGAATCGATCAGCGTGAAGTACTGCTGGACGTGCGTGGATTGAAAAAACATTTTCCGGTACGTGGTGCTGGCAAAGGCAAAGACGTCGTGAAAGCCGTGGATAACGTCAGTTTTCATATTCACAAGGGAGAAACATTTGGACTGGTTGGTGAATCCGGCTGTGGCAAATCAACGACTGGACGCAGCATCGTGAGACTCTATGATGTGACGGACGGAAGCATTATGTTTGGCGGACAGGATGTTGCGAAAATGAATGAACGCCAGTTGAAGCCTTTTCGCAAACGGATGCAGACGATTTTTCAGGACCCCTATTCTTCACTAAATCCGGGCATGAATGTCCTGCAGATTATTAGTGAACCCATGGAAATTCATAATTATGCTTCCAAAGCAGAGATGAAGGGGCGTGCGCTTGACCTAATGAACCGTGTGGGTCTTAAACCAGAGCACGCGGAGCGTTATCCACATGAATTCAGTGGGGGGCAGCGTCAGCGGATCAGCATTGCCCGTGCATTGTCGGTGAACCCGGAGTTCATTTTGTGTGATGAGCCGTTGTCTGCTCTGGATGTGTCCGTACAGGCACAGGTGGTCAATATGCTTGAAGATTTGCAGGCAGAGCTGGGACTGACCTATTTGTTCATTGCCCATGATTTGTCGATGGTACGCCACATCTCCAATCGAATCGGTGTGATGTATCGCGGTAAGCTGGTGGAAGTGGCACCAACAGAAGAACTGTACCGTAATCCGGTACATCCGTATACCCAGGCATTGCTGGCAGCAATTCCTGTACCTGATCCAACGGTACGGAACGTTATGCCACCGATCTACAGTGGGGATACCGACCCATCCGCTCGGGGACGGGATGAAGAACCGGAGTGGATGGAAGTTTCACCAGGACACTTTGTATCCGGCTATCGAGACAGGATATAA
- a CDS encoding DMT family transporter, with amino-acid sequence MVAVAFTVMCLIFGTTFLAIKIGVEAGMPPFLSAGLRFIIAGALMFAWMWMKGKVNLSLLWRKEMLLTGAGLTFGTFATLYWAEQYVSSGVGAILSATGPLMIMVMQTALLRQKTSARMIAGCLIGFAGVILVVLPGVSIGGSSLWLWGCIAVLVGEVCYSAGALYSKKVINQFKEANPVAINAVQMMYGGVLLSALSAVTESWNTTGLDWMPAVSSLIYLTVIGSMVGHSLFYWIMSRTNPLFPATWLYISPPIAVGLGAVLYNEHVSWITWLGVALIVSGLLAMNEKVMGWLKKGKRTTSLGQTSKSMVK; translated from the coding sequence ATGGTTGCAGTAGCATTTACCGTAATGTGTCTTATTTTTGGAACAACGTTTCTAGCGATTAAAATTGGCGTGGAGGCAGGCATGCCACCTTTTCTGTCGGCCGGACTGCGCTTTATCATTGCAGGTGCTCTAATGTTTGCATGGATGTGGATGAAAGGGAAAGTGAATCTGTCTTTATTATGGCGGAAAGAGATGCTCTTGACGGGGGCTGGACTGACATTTGGTACGTTTGCGACCTTGTATTGGGCTGAACAATATGTGAGCTCGGGTGTTGGCGCGATTCTGTCAGCAACAGGTCCACTGATGATTATGGTGATGCAGACAGCGTTGTTGCGTCAAAAAACGTCTGCACGCATGATTGCGGGCTGCCTGATCGGTTTTGCTGGAGTTATCCTCGTCGTGTTGCCGGGTGTATCGATTGGTGGTAGTTCCCTGTGGCTTTGGGGCTGTATTGCTGTATTGGTGGGTGAAGTCTGTTACTCGGCAGGTGCGTTGTACTCCAAAAAGGTCATTAACCAGTTTAAGGAGGCTAATCCTGTAGCGATCAATGCGGTGCAAATGATGTACGGAGGAGTGCTGTTATCCGCGCTTTCGGCGGTGACGGAATCATGGAACACTACTGGACTGGATTGGATGCCAGCAGTATCATCCCTGATCTATCTGACAGTAATCGGTTCGATGGTCGGGCACAGCTTGTTCTACTGGATCATGTCTCGTACCAACCCGTTATTCCCGGCGACCTGGTTATACATTTCTCCTCCGATTGCGGTCGGACTTGGGGCGGTTCTATACAATGAACATGTGAGCTGGATTACATGGTTAGGCGTTGCGCTGATCGTTTCAGGTTTGCTGGCGATGAATGAGAAAGTGATGGGGTGGCTTAAAAAGGGAAAACGTACAACTTCATTGGGTCAGACTTCCAAATCCATGGTAAAATAG
- a CDS encoding lipoate--protein ligase has translation MLFVDNQGITDPSVNLAIEEYILKHLPMDDSYLLFYINRPSIIIGKHQNTIEEINIEYVQDNGVQVVRRLSGGGAVYHDLGNLNFSFITKDDGQSFHNFRKFTQPVVEALQELGVNAELTGRNDLQVGEKKISGNAQFSTRGRMFSHGTLMFNLNLDHVQASLNVNPEKFKSKSTKSVRSRVANIRDLIDSNLTIEQFRDELLRHIFRMEPQDVPQYELTEKDWDKINEISAERYNNWDWNYGLSPESNVKHTRKFPVGIIDLRMNIKDGRIEDIKIFGDFFGVGDVADIEDMLRGKRYEESEVRTALKGLDVKHYFGNLELEDFIGLIFLEE, from the coding sequence ATGCTGTTTGTTGATAACCAGGGCATTACAGATCCTTCTGTAAACCTCGCCATTGAGGAATACATTCTGAAGCATCTGCCGATGGATGACAGTTACTTGCTGTTTTACATCAACCGCCCGTCCATTATTATCGGAAAACACCAGAATACCATTGAAGAGATCAATATTGAGTATGTTCAGGATAACGGTGTTCAAGTCGTACGTCGTCTTTCGGGAGGCGGAGCCGTTTATCACGATCTGGGCAACCTCAATTTCAGCTTTATTACCAAGGATGACGGACAATCCTTCCATAACTTCCGCAAATTCACGCAGCCTGTGGTGGAAGCCCTGCAAGAGCTTGGCGTTAATGCCGAACTGACGGGACGTAACGATCTGCAAGTCGGAGAGAAGAAAATTTCGGGCAACGCCCAATTCTCTACGCGTGGCCGTATGTTCAGTCACGGCACATTGATGTTCAACCTGAACCTCGACCACGTACAGGCTTCACTCAACGTTAATCCGGAGAAGTTCAAATCCAAGAGCACCAAATCCGTACGTTCTCGTGTAGCGAATATTCGTGATCTGATTGACAGCAATCTGACCATTGAACAATTCCGGGACGAGCTGTTGCGCCACATTTTCCGTATGGAGCCACAAGACGTTCCTCAATATGAACTCACAGAGAAAGACTGGGACAAAATCAACGAAATCTCTGCTGAGCGTTATAACAATTGGGACTGGAACTACGGGCTTTCCCCGGAAAGCAATGTGAAGCATACACGTAAATTCCCTGTCGGCATCATTGATCTGCGCATGAATATCAAAGATGGACGGATTGAAGATATCAAAATCTTTGGTGATTTCTTCGGCGTAGGCGATGTGGCGGATATCGAAGATATGCTGCGTGGCAAGCGTTACGAGGAATCTGAGGTGCGTACTGCACTTAAGGGTCTGGATGTAAAACATTACTTCGGTAACCTGGAGCTGGAGGACTTTATTGGCCTTATTTTCCTGGAGGAGTAA
- the clpP gene encoding ATP-dependent Clp endopeptidase proteolytic subunit ClpP: MNVVPYVVEQTARGERSYDIYSRLLKDRIIMVSGEIEDQMANAIVAQLLFLTAEDPEKDIQMYINSPGGSVTAGFSIYDTMQFVKPDISTICTGMAASFGTILLVGGTKGKRLALPNSEIMIHQPLGGTRGQASDMLIHANRIIQHRQRLNKLLADHTGQPMERIEKDTDRDYFLTAAEAVEYGLVDKVISST; encoded by the coding sequence ATGAACGTGGTACCTTATGTTGTTGAACAGACAGCCCGCGGAGAGCGGAGCTATGATATTTATTCCCGTTTGCTGAAAGATCGGATCATTATGGTATCCGGGGAAATTGAGGATCAGATGGCCAATGCGATCGTGGCCCAGTTGTTGTTTCTGACCGCAGAGGACCCGGAGAAGGATATTCAAATGTATATCAACAGTCCTGGTGGTTCCGTGACTGCCGGATTCTCCATCTATGACACGATGCAATTCGTGAAACCTGACATTTCCACGATCTGCACAGGCATGGCAGCCAGCTTCGGTACGATCCTGCTGGTTGGTGGGACAAAAGGGAAACGGCTGGCGTTGCCAAACAGCGAAATCATGATTCACCAGCCGCTTGGCGGAACGCGGGGGCAGGCCTCGGATATGCTGATTCATGCCAACCGGATTATCCAGCACCGTCAGCGCCTCAATAAGCTGCTTGCCGATCATACGGGACAGCCGATGGAGCGGATTGAAAAGGATACAGACAGAGATTATTTCCTGACCGCTGCGGAAGCCGTCGAGTATGGTCTTGTGGATAAGGTGATTTCCAGTACGTAA
- a CDS encoding GntR family transcriptional regulator, with the protein MNILISNASSDPIYMQILTQIRQSILSGELVAGESLPSIRQLAKDLQVSVITTKRVYEELEKEKLIDSVVGKGSFVSGANQEFIREQRLKRIEDKMLDILRESKELGMSVQDVVKHFTLLVEEEET; encoded by the coding sequence ATGAACATACTAATATCAAACGCATCAAGCGATCCCATCTACATGCAGATTCTAACCCAGATTAGACAGAGCATTTTAAGCGGGGAACTGGTTGCAGGGGAGAGTCTCCCCTCCATCCGTCAACTTGCAAAGGATCTGCAGGTCAGTGTAATTACTACCAAACGTGTCTATGAAGAACTTGAGAAAGAGAAACTGATTGATTCTGTCGTAGGCAAAGGCTCCTTTGTTTCCGGGGCCAATCAGGAGTTTATTCGGGAACAGCGGCTGAAACGAATCGAAGATAAAATGCTCGATATCCTTCGTGAGAGCAAGGAACTGGGCATGAGTGTTCAAGATGTAGTTAAGCATTTTACGTTGCTAGTTGAGGAGGAAGAAACATGA
- a CDS encoding ABC-2 transporter permease: MLNLLRKDYIALKSSLWSILFYFVVFSVAFIPTVEMSMYFVGIYTAFGSIMLATMIDIKNHNHKFLVTLPLSRRNIVQAKYLSAVLYTLFGVFASSGAHWLVNFLFPELNKPDFSVLDILISIGMVLVLISIYMPLFYALSKKGAGIINTVFMIVLIILAQPVASLLYMAGENGMGRASVYVFVSVCILLLFIVSYFVTVRLFARKDL; the protein is encoded by the coding sequence ATGCTTAACTTGCTTCGCAAAGATTATATCGCTTTGAAAAGCTCGCTATGGTCCATCCTTTTTTATTTTGTTGTATTCAGTGTCGCATTTATCCCGACAGTGGAAATGTCGATGTATTTTGTAGGGATCTATACCGCTTTTGGCTCGATTATGCTTGCAACCATGATTGATATCAAAAACCATAATCATAAATTTCTTGTCACGCTCCCGCTTAGTCGCAGAAACATTGTGCAAGCAAAGTATCTGTCTGCCGTTCTCTATACGCTTTTTGGAGTTTTCGCTTCGTCAGGCGCTCACTGGCTGGTTAACTTTCTTTTTCCCGAACTGAACAAGCCCGACTTTTCGGTACTGGACATCCTGATTTCGATTGGAATGGTGCTGGTTTTAATTTCGATCTATATGCCTCTTTTTTACGCCCTTAGTAAAAAGGGAGCGGGAATAATTAATACGGTTTTCATGATCGTTCTTATTATTTTAGCGCAACCTGTCGCCTCGCTCTTATATATGGCAGGCGAGAACGGAATGGGTCGTGCTTCGGTTTATGTTTTTGTTTCAGTTTGCATTCTTCTGTTGTTCATTGTCTCCTATTTTGTAACGGTCCGACTGTTTGCAAGGAAAGATCTATAG
- a CDS encoding Cof-type HAD-IIB family hydrolase, whose translation MTYKLIAIDIDDTLINDNKEVTPATQTALEQAVAHGVVVTLATGRAYASAQALARQTKLNVPIITYQGALVKNLLDEKVLYERYVPQDASRKLYDYCLEHNLHLQTYIDDKLYAREENDKLRDYAKLNGTQYHIEPDFIKVIEQKTPKLLIIDEPDYLDEVAVALRELLGSEVHITKSKPYFLEIMHREGTKGHALTFLADHFGHQLSECIAIGDSWNDHEMLEVAGLGVAMGNAIPALKELADYITASNNEDGVKQVIEKFVLNAE comes from the coding sequence ATGACCTACAAATTAATCGCAATTGACATTGATGATACCCTGATCAACGATAACAAGGAAGTAACGCCTGCAACACAGACTGCCCTGGAACAAGCGGTAGCTCATGGTGTCGTTGTAACACTGGCAACCGGACGTGCCTATGCTTCTGCACAAGCACTCGCTCGCCAAACGAAGCTGAACGTGCCAATCATTACGTATCAAGGCGCTTTGGTGAAAAACTTGCTGGACGAAAAAGTACTTTACGAGCGCTACGTTCCTCAGGACGCTTCCCGCAAATTGTACGACTACTGCCTGGAGCATAATCTGCACCTGCAAACGTACATTGACGACAAGCTGTACGCCCGTGAAGAAAACGACAAGCTGCGTGACTACGCCAAACTGAATGGCACTCAGTACCACATTGAACCGGATTTCATCAAAGTGATTGAGCAAAAAACACCGAAACTGCTCATCATTGATGAGCCGGATTACTTGGATGAGGTTGCGGTTGCCCTGCGCGAACTGCTCGGATCAGAAGTACACATCACCAAGTCCAAGCCATACTTCCTTGAAATCATGCACCGCGAAGGAACGAAAGGCCATGCACTAACCTTCCTGGCAGATCACTTCGGTCACCAATTGAGCGAGTGCATTGCCATCGGGGATTCTTGGAATGACCATGAGATGCTGGAAGTCGCTGGTCTTGGTGTAGCGATGGGGAATGCCATCCCTGCTCTGAAAGAGCTGGCAGATTACATTACCGCGAGCAATAACGAAGACGGCGTGAAGCAAGTGATTGAGAAGTTTGTGCTGAACGCAGAGTAA
- a CDS encoding MBL fold metallo-hydrolase produces the protein MNQLTFLGTGDAMGAPRVYCDCDVCTEARLTGINRRKRAAVLIHSDGEHEPFMIDCGPDWRSQMEDQGMRMVQTLLITHAHFDHIGGLPEWADACRWLGVKGQLYAPREVIATIQSQFPWLGRHMNFLETDADIELGGWKVHSWKVCHGHNGYSYAYRLEREGYTWAYCSDAIDLKAAEKQPLYGLDLLVLGTSFVHELAEFSTRSVYDMVEAQELLQDLKPGQTYFTHMSHDVDVRQNYDLDQGITLALTGLKVKLGE, from the coding sequence ATGAATCAGCTAACATTTCTGGGAACCGGGGATGCGATGGGTGCTCCGCGGGTGTATTGTGATTGTGACGTTTGCACAGAAGCCCGACTTACGGGGATCAATCGCCGCAAACGTGCTGCTGTTTTGATTCATAGTGATGGCGAGCACGAACCTTTCATGATTGACTGCGGACCGGACTGGAGATCACAGATGGAAGACCAGGGGATGCGGATGGTGCAGACGCTGCTGATCACTCATGCGCATTTTGATCATATTGGAGGCTTGCCCGAATGGGCAGATGCGTGTCGATGGTTGGGTGTAAAAGGGCAGTTGTATGCACCACGGGAGGTGATCGCGACCATCCAAAGTCAATTTCCATGGCTCGGTCGTCATATGAATTTCCTGGAAACGGATGCGGATATCGAACTCGGTGGGTGGAAGGTGCACTCCTGGAAAGTTTGCCACGGTCATAATGGCTATTCGTATGCGTATCGATTGGAACGTGAAGGATACACCTGGGCGTATTGCTCGGATGCCATTGATCTGAAAGCTGCGGAGAAGCAGCCGCTATACGGGCTCGATCTGCTGGTACTTGGAACGAGCTTTGTTCATGAACTTGCGGAATTCTCCACACGCTCGGTGTACGATATGGTTGAGGCGCAGGAGCTGTTGCAGGATTTGAAGCCGGGTCAGACCTATTTTACACATATGTCTCACGACGTCGATGTACGCCAGAATTATGATCTGGATCAGGGGATTACGCTGGCACTTACCGGTCTGAAGGTGAAGCTGGGAGAATAG
- a CDS encoding aminotransferase-like domain-containing protein encodes MGKAMLMTDNSLKLYEQVVHYLVVRIEAGEWKEHEKLPSVRSLSELLGVHRLTVFKAYQELKERGNVYVKDKSGYYVSPADPSPVTDQADDPAVSAWLHWDSLARVQSLEAEYQFSKSLIDPALLPNRYWGELMRDLLDLYPRLLGTYSTIQGDLELRSALASHLTTKERFYISADEVLITSGAQQAIDVISRSLVRPGDRVLMERPTYGPAMEIFRKQSAKLIFTDIHPDGYDLEQIERLMKQEKPRVFYMTPTFQNPTGINIPTEQRKQLPELAEQYGCFLVEDDSTYDIYFKEKPPAPIFTYDITGHTLYIRSYSKYVVPGLRIAAIMCRPRFMPGLQAVKALTDNGSPLLNQKLFLRYFQSPRMHQHLSKLRTAIQLRMEVMEQCLQQTNWTWTRPEGGLNIWAELPEGVDTGRLLHRCMEHSVAFVPGTVFDPSDANASRKLRLSFSYAHEQQIREGMSRLIALAENT; translated from the coding sequence GTGGGCAAAGCCATGTTGATGACAGATAACAGCTTGAAACTATATGAGCAAGTGGTACATTATCTGGTTGTACGGATCGAGGCCGGAGAGTGGAAAGAGCATGAGAAGCTGCCGTCCGTGCGGAGCCTGTCCGAGCTGCTCGGTGTACATCGTCTCACCGTTTTTAAGGCCTATCAGGAATTAAAGGAACGCGGGAACGTTTACGTCAAGGATAAGTCCGGTTATTATGTCAGTCCTGCTGACCCTTCTCCCGTGACCGATCAGGCCGATGACCCGGCCGTGTCTGCCTGGCTGCATTGGGATTCACTTGCCCGCGTGCAATCCCTGGAGGCGGAGTACCAATTTTCCAAGTCATTGATCGACCCCGCCCTGCTACCCAACCGATATTGGGGAGAATTGATGCGGGATTTACTGGATCTTTACCCTCGTTTGCTTGGCACATACTCCACTATTCAGGGAGATCTGGAGCTACGTAGTGCCCTGGCAAGCCATCTGACGACAAAGGAACGTTTCTACATCTCGGCAGATGAAGTGCTGATTACTTCAGGTGCACAGCAGGCCATTGATGTAATCTCCCGAAGTCTCGTCAGACCCGGTGACCGTGTGCTCATGGAGAGGCCAACGTACGGCCCTGCGATGGAAATTTTTCGCAAACAGAGTGCCAAGTTAATTTTTACGGATATTCATCCTGATGGCTACGATTTAGAACAGATTGAACGCCTGATGAAGCAGGAAAAGCCAAGAGTATTTTATATGACGCCGACCTTCCAAAACCCCACGGGCATCAATATTCCGACTGAGCAGCGCAAACAACTGCCTGAATTGGCGGAACAGTACGGATGTTTTCTGGTGGAAGACGACAGCACCTATGATATCTATTTCAAGGAAAAACCTCCTGCGCCAATCTTCACATACGATATTACAGGGCATACCCTCTATATTCGCAGCTATAGCAAATATGTCGTGCCGGGTCTGCGGATTGCCGCCATTATGTGCCGCCCCCGATTCATGCCAGGATTACAGGCCGTAAAAGCACTGACAGATAACGGATCACCTCTGCTGAATCAGAAGCTGTTCCTTCGTTATTTCCAGTCCCCACGCATGCACCAGCACTTGTCCAAGCTGCGTACCGCCATTCAACTGCGGATGGAAGTAATGGAACAGTGCCTTCAACAAACCAATTGGACGTGGACTCGTCCTGAGGGTGGACTCAACATCTGGGCGGAGCTTCCGGAAGGTGTAGATACGGGGCGCTTGCTTCACCGATGCATGGAGCATTCCGTCGCTTTTGTGCCGGGAACGGTATTCGATCCTTCCGATGCGAACGCCAGTCGCAAGCTGCGTCTCTCCTTCTCCTATGCTCACGAGCAGCAAATCCGAGAAGGCATGAGCAGACTCATTGCGTTGGCTGAAAATACGTGA